A window of Ardenticatena maritima contains these coding sequences:
- a CDS encoding LOG family protein encodes MTNERTRPLIAVYGSAQPQPGDELYEEAYRLGRLLAEAGFDVMSGGYYGTMAAVSRGAHEGGGRVVGVTMAIFDPRPPNEWVHETTHTPGFPERLRTLTEMADAYIALRGGIGTLTEVAYTWGLMQTGAMRPKPFILLGAPWRRLLALLQEDDFRIAPHHYNLLTVIEDVDAAVQHLRDQLGV; translated from the coding sequence ATGACAAACGAGCGCACACGCCCGCTCATCGCTGTGTACGGCTCGGCACAACCCCAACCAGGCGATGAATTATACGAAGAAGCCTATCGTCTGGGGCGTTTGCTCGCCGAAGCGGGGTTCGATGTGATGAGCGGCGGCTACTACGGGACCATGGCGGCGGTCAGTCGTGGGGCGCACGAAGGGGGTGGGCGCGTTGTGGGCGTCACCATGGCGATTTTCGACCCACGCCCACCCAATGAGTGGGTGCACGAAACCACCCACACCCCCGGCTTTCCCGAACGCTTGCGCACCCTAACCGAAATGGCGGACGCCTACATTGCCTTGCGCGGCGGCATTGGGACGCTTACCGAAGTCGCCTACACCTGGGGGCTGATGCAAACAGGAGCAATGCGCCCCAAGCCCTTCATCTTATTGGGGGCGCCCTGGCGGCGGCTCCTTGCCCTGTTGCAAGAAGATGATTTTCGTATCGCCCCGCACCACTACAACCTTTTGACGGTGATTGAAGACGTAGACGCGGCGGTACAACACCTACGCGACCAATTGGGCGTGTAA
- a CDS encoding metallophosphoesterase family protein translates to MNVLTLSDIPIGFIYSEQVRTRFRHIDVVLSCGDLPYYYLEYIISMLDVPLYFVRGNHAKLVEYTTGGPRTHPWGATDMHRRVVNHRGLLLAGIEGSIRYNRGPFQYTQWQMWGHVLRLTPMLIQNRLRHGRYLDVFMTHAPPWGIHDQPDLPHQGVKAFRWFIRTFKPAYHIHGHIHVYRPDTTIVTRFHETWVINTYGYQELVIKPGVCPNSDPLRFGKE, encoded by the coding sequence GTGAACGTTCTGACACTCAGCGACATTCCAATCGGCTTCATTTACAGCGAGCAGGTGCGCACACGTTTCCGCCACATTGATGTGGTGCTCAGTTGCGGCGACCTGCCCTACTACTATTTGGAATACATTATCAGCATGCTGGATGTGCCACTCTATTTTGTGCGCGGCAACCATGCCAAACTGGTTGAATACACGACCGGCGGTCCACGCACCCACCCATGGGGCGCCACCGACATGCACCGCCGGGTTGTCAATCATCGCGGGTTGCTGTTAGCCGGCATCGAAGGGTCCATACGCTACAACCGGGGTCCCTTTCAGTACACCCAATGGCAAATGTGGGGGCATGTACTGCGCCTGACGCCCATGCTGATCCAGAACCGTCTGCGTCATGGGCGCTACCTGGACGTGTTCATGACGCATGCGCCACCGTGGGGCATTCACGACCAACCTGATTTACCCCACCAGGGCGTGAAGGCGTTTCGCTGGTTCATACGCACGTTCAAGCCGGCTTACCACATTCACGGGCACATTCACGTCTATCGTCCAGACACCACCATCGTGACCCGTTTTCACGAGACATGGGTCATCAACACCTACGGGTATCAGGAACTCGTCATCAAGCCGGGGGTGTGCCCCAACAGCGACCCGCTCCGTTTCGGAAAGGAGTGA
- a CDS encoding SIR2 family NAD-dependent protein deacylase: MSNVHQPDDLKRAANLIRHARYAIALTGAGISVPSGIPDFRSPHSGLWERYDPMEVASLASFRRHPERFYDWIRPLLETTRNARPNPAHEALARLQAAGYLHEIITQNIDGLHEAAGSHDVLPVHGHTRTGTCQQCGRSVEGDLLWRAVEAGEVPRCPTCGGVLKPDVILFGEILPMDIFERARQAAERADLVLVAGSSLEVAPAADLPLITLNRGGSLLIVNLGPTALDWYATLKIEGDVADVLPRIADLVLDDAA, translated from the coding sequence ATGTCAAACGTTCATCAGCCAGACGATTTGAAACGCGCCGCCAACCTGATTCGTCACGCCCGCTACGCGATTGCCCTCACGGGCGCCGGCATCAGCGTGCCGAGCGGCATTCCTGATTTTCGCTCGCCCCACTCAGGGTTGTGGGAACGCTACGACCCCATGGAAGTCGCGTCGCTTGCCTCGTTCCGCCGTCATCCGGAACGCTTTTACGATTGGATTCGCCCCCTGCTGGAAACCACACGCAACGCACGCCCCAACCCGGCGCATGAAGCACTGGCACGCCTGCAAGCCGCCGGCTATCTGCATGAAATCATCACGCAGAACATTGACGGCTTGCACGAAGCCGCCGGCAGCCACGATGTGTTGCCGGTGCATGGGCACACACGCACAGGAACATGCCAGCAATGCGGGCGTAGCGTCGAAGGTGACCTGCTCTGGCGCGCCGTCGAGGCGGGAGAGGTCCCCCGCTGCCCAACATGTGGGGGCGTGCTCAAGCCGGATGTCATTCTCTTCGGCGAAATACTGCCCATGGACATTTTCGAGCGGGCGCGCCAGGCCGCCGAGCGCGCCGACCTGGTACTCGTCGCGGGCAGTTCGCTTGAAGTCGCCCCCGCCGCCGACTTGCCGCTGATCACGCTCAATCGCGGCGGCTCGCTCCTCATCGTCAACCTGGGGCCCACCGCGCTGGATTGGTACGCCACCCTCAAAATCGAAGGCGATGTCGCGGACGTGCTTCCACGCATTGCCGACCTGGTGCTCGACGACGCCGCCTAA
- the lgt gene encoding prolipoprotein diacylglyceryl transferase gives MPDPIAFQIGPLVFRWYGLLIVIGALLGAWVASREAERRGIDPDHIWNALTLVLLAGILGARLYHVISSPAGEMAGWRYYFIEQPFIDVTILGRTIPFPSALAIWRGGLGIYGGVAAGALTVWWYARRHNLPLLDLLDVGAIGLLIGQAIGRWGNYFNQELYGNPTNLPWGIHIDLEHRLPQFADLPLSTRFHPTFLYESLWNAIGVVLLLWVSRRYADRLRRGDIFLLYLIWYPLGRFLVEFQRPDAWKILGLPTAQWIAIVSIGVAAFLLWRRHQRPPAEGEVLLDVMVKRLPRAQRRALERKKRES, from the coding sequence ATGCCTGACCCAATCGCGTTTCAAATCGGACCGCTTGTCTTTCGCTGGTATGGCTTGCTGATTGTCATTGGGGCGTTGCTGGGCGCGTGGGTGGCTTCGCGCGAAGCCGAGCGCCGCGGCATTGACCCCGACCATATCTGGAATGCGTTGACGCTGGTGCTCTTGGCGGGCATTCTGGGCGCGCGTTTGTATCACGTCATCAGTAGCCCGGCGGGTGAAATGGCTGGGTGGCGCTATTATTTCATCGAGCAACCGTTCATTGATGTCACCATTTTGGGGCGCACCATTCCCTTTCCGTCGGCGCTGGCCATTTGGCGTGGTGGGCTTGGCATTTACGGCGGCGTCGCGGCGGGGGCGTTGACGGTCTGGTGGTATGCCCGTCGCCACAATCTTCCGCTGCTTGATTTGCTGGATGTGGGGGCGATTGGCTTGCTGATTGGGCAGGCGATTGGTCGTTGGGGCAACTATTTCAACCAGGAACTCTACGGCAACCCCACCAACCTGCCGTGGGGAATCCACATTGACCTGGAACACCGCCTGCCGCAGTTTGCCGATTTGCCGCTTTCGACACGTTTTCATCCTACGTTCTTGTACGAATCGCTCTGGAACGCCATTGGCGTTGTCTTGCTGTTGTGGGTCTCTCGGCGCTATGCCGACCGCTTGCGCCGCGGCGACATTTTCTTGCTCTATCTCATCTGGTATCCGCTGGGGCGGTTTTTGGTCGAATTTCAGCGCCCCGACGCCTGGAAAATCCTTGGTTTGCCAACGGCGCAGTGGATCGCTATCGTTTCTATCGGTGTCGCGGCGTTTCTGCTCTGGCGGCGTCACCAGCGCCCACCGGCGGAAGGTGAAGTGTTGCTGGACGTGATGGTCAAGCGATTGCCGCGGGCGCAACGCCGCGCGTTGGAGCGCAAGAAGCGCGAATCATAA
- a CDS encoding tetratricopeptide repeat protein — MSEYYLSNADQIAEHLAQADEAVALGDYERARTEYRAALTLAEAAGDETALADAMRGLGTVAQLEGHYKDALRLLRGALALERRLERPRHLALLLNRLGATAYAAGEYEEARNAFSEAIKTAEALRDPALLGEAVLGMGFVAQAEHDLEEAERWYAESLRLARESDDQQTIARALHQLGNAAFLQGKLDEAETWYRESRTLEEEIGNRQGAAASLYQLGILAQMENDPERARDYYREALETFEELGDRHGIASVLHQLGTLAQDEGDLETAAQLLEQSRTIKEEIGDQRGLATTLHQLGRLAAGRGEYDKAESLLTQSAKLAEALGDRAGILHSRHELATLAQAVGKDDVAEAIYHENLRGYESLGDQRGLAITLARLGDLHFRRGENEAAVAYLIKAFTLLGALSEREQSALVHLVAALFARLGRERVEQWLQELADRDDDVAFLLNSDYWRNIADFLDTLAQREKLVQQVRHVLHLRDHGTDAQRHHLAQDLHALAEQHAQEESVLADFYRTLAHLLEGHDAQQEIANLPPALRDVILDVLHDAP; from the coding sequence ATGAGCGAGTATTATCTCTCGAACGCCGACCAGATTGCCGAACATCTGGCGCAAGCCGACGAAGCCGTTGCGTTGGGCGACTACGAACGCGCCCGCACCGAATACCGCGCGGCGTTGACGCTCGCCGAAGCCGCAGGCGATGAAACCGCCCTGGCGGATGCGATGCGCGGCTTGGGCACAGTGGCGCAACTGGAAGGGCACTACAAAGACGCCTTGCGGCTCTTGCGTGGGGCGCTCGCCCTGGAACGCCGCCTGGAACGCCCCCGCCACCTGGCGCTTTTGCTGAACCGCCTGGGGGCGACCGCCTACGCCGCAGGCGAATACGAAGAAGCCCGCAACGCATTCAGCGAAGCCATCAAAACCGCCGAAGCCCTGCGCGACCCCGCCCTGCTGGGCGAAGCGGTGCTGGGCATGGGCTTTGTGGCGCAAGCCGAACATGACCTGGAAGAAGCCGAACGCTGGTACGCCGAAAGTTTGCGGCTGGCGCGCGAATCAGACGACCAGCAGACCATCGCGCGGGCATTGCACCAATTAGGCAACGCGGCTTTTCTGCAAGGCAAACTCGACGAAGCCGAAACGTGGTATCGCGAAAGTCGGACGCTGGAAGAGGAAATCGGCAACCGCCAGGGCGCGGCGGCTTCACTCTACCAACTGGGGATTTTGGCGCAAATGGAAAACGACCCCGAACGCGCACGCGACTATTACCGCGAAGCCCTGGAAACGTTTGAGGAATTGGGCGACCGCCACGGGATCGCCAGCGTGTTGCACCAATTGGGCACACTCGCCCAAGATGAAGGCGACCTGGAGACCGCCGCCCAACTGCTCGAACAAAGCCGCACCATCAAAGAAGAAATCGGCGACCAGCGGGGGCTTGCCACCACCCTGCACCAACTTGGGCGGTTGGCGGCCGGACGCGGCGAATACGACAAAGCCGAAAGCCTGCTCACCCAAAGCGCCAAACTCGCCGAGGCGCTGGGAGACCGCGCGGGCATTCTGCATTCACGCCACGAACTGGCGACGTTGGCGCAAGCCGTCGGCAAAGATGATGTCGCCGAAGCCATCTATCACGAGAACCTGCGCGGCTACGAAAGCCTGGGCGACCAACGCGGGCTTGCCATCACCCTCGCCCGCTTGGGTGATTTGCATTTCCGCCGCGGCGAAAACGAAGCCGCCGTGGCGTACCTCATCAAAGCCTTCACCCTGCTGGGCGCACTGAGCGAACGCGAACAAAGCGCCCTGGTGCACCTTGTCGCCGCACTGTTCGCCCGCCTGGGGCGCGAACGCGTGGAACAATGGCTCCAGGAACTCGCCGACCGCGACGACGACGTGGCGTTCCTGCTCAACAGCGACTACTGGCGCAACATTGCCGACTTTCTGGATACGCTGGCGCAACGCGAAAAACTGGTGCAACAAGTGCGCCACGTGCTCCACCTGCGCGACCACGGCACCGACGCCCAACGCCATCATCTGGCGCAGGATTTGCACGCGCTGGCGGAGCAACACGCCCAAGAAGAGAGCGTCCTCGCGGACTTCTACCGCACATTGGCGCACTTGCTCGAAGGGCACGACGCCCAACAGGAGATTGCCAACTTGCCGCCCGCCCTGCGCGACGTGATTTTGGACGTGTTGCACGATGCCCCCTGA
- a CDS encoding sortase, protein MSRRFVSSLLILLGAGLLMAGIALWSVQSLLPAWQFRGMDADGDGVVLAETLPTPSPTPDDVALLLPTFPEAVAPDPTTPISPTDAPLEVPTEKPSRPTPSRPPPTPPVQPATAPPTRIVIPSIGLDAPVVEMGWVVKTNANGERYSEWVVPDFAAGWHKNSALPGRGGNVVLSGHHNIAGEVFRDLVNTNPGDTVTLYVNDVAYPYVITEKYIVQEKGASYEQRLKNAAFIKPTPDERLTLVTCWPYETNTHRLIVIARPAW, encoded by the coding sequence ATGTCGCGCCGTTTTGTAAGTTCACTCTTGATCCTGCTCGGTGCCGGCCTGCTCATGGCCGGCATCGCTCTATGGAGCGTGCAGTCGCTGTTGCCCGCGTGGCAATTCCGCGGCATGGACGCCGACGGCGACGGCGTTGTGCTCGCTGAAACACTTCCCACGCCGTCGCCCACCCCTGACGATGTCGCTCTCCTGCTGCCCACTTTTCCCGAGGCTGTCGCACCTGACCCCACTACGCCCATCTCACCAACGGACGCACCGTTGGAGGTCCCGACTGAAAAGCCCTCGCGCCCAACCCCGTCCCGTCCACCGCCGACCCCGCCTGTTCAGCCAGCCACAGCGCCGCCAACCCGCATCGTGATTCCAAGCATCGGGCTGGACGCGCCCGTGGTTGAAATGGGGTGGGTGGTGAAAACCAACGCCAATGGAGAGCGGTACAGCGAGTGGGTTGTCCCCGATTTTGCTGCGGGATGGCACAAAAACTCGGCGCTTCCGGGGCGTGGTGGCAACGTTGTGCTGAGTGGGCATCACAACATTGCCGGCGAAGTCTTCCGCGACCTTGTGAACACCAATCCGGGGGATACAGTCACGCTTTACGTGAACGATGTCGCGTATCCGTATGTCATCACCGAAAAATACATCGTGCAAGAAAAAGGCGCTTCTTACGAACAGCGCCTCAAAAACGCCGCCTTCATCAAGCCCACCCCCGATGAACGTTTGACGCTGGTGACCTGCTGGCCCTATGAAACCAATACACACCGCCTGATTGTCATTGCACGCCCCGCGTGGTAA
- a CDS encoding alpha/beta hydrolase: MTNFVAEDFNPDADLARAAPFHLAGTSGVACLLIHGLTSTPYEVRELGEHLHACGHTVAAPLLPGHGTSLEDLRQRRWQEWAAHVRATAQQLRREHQHLFVIGSSLGAGLALWLALHESVTGIVGLGTPYRLRWSTYAAYVLQYISPILPKRGGASIRDPEARRRHPSYTGIPARSMLEMMRLLAAVRPRLHEIEAPTLLIHAWHDRVLAAAGARAVYERLGSMRKYLVFVHNSDHIVSEDYEKEMVFALCQTFISQTI; the protein is encoded by the coding sequence ATGACCAATTTCGTCGCTGAGGACTTCAATCCCGATGCCGATTTGGCGCGCGCCGCGCCGTTTCACCTGGCGGGCACATCCGGCGTGGCGTGTCTGCTCATTCATGGGCTGACCAGCACACCCTACGAAGTGCGCGAATTGGGCGAACACCTGCACGCATGCGGGCACACCGTCGCCGCACCGCTCCTGCCGGGGCACGGCACCAGCCTGGAAGATTTGCGCCAACGCCGATGGCAGGAATGGGCGGCGCATGTGCGCGCCACGGCACAGCAACTCCGCCGCGAGCATCAACACCTGTTCGTCATCGGGAGTTCGCTAGGGGCGGGGTTGGCGCTCTGGCTGGCGCTGCACGAATCGGTGACGGGCATCGTCGGGCTCGGCACGCCCTATCGGTTGCGCTGGTCAACCTACGCCGCCTACGTCTTGCAATACATCTCGCCCATCCTGCCCAAACGGGGCGGCGCCAGCATCCGCGACCCCGAAGCGCGTCGCCGCCATCCCAGTTATACCGGCATTCCGGCGCGGAGCATGCTGGAAATGATGCGCTTGCTGGCCGCTGTGCGCCCACGTTTGCATGAAATTGAAGCGCCCACACTGCTCATCCACGCCTGGCACGACCGCGTGCTGGCGGCAGCAGGGGCGCGCGCCGTCTATGAACGCTTGGGCAGCATGCGCAAGTATCTGGTCTTTGTCCACAATAGCGACCACATTGTGAGCGAGGATTACGAAAAGGAGATGGTGTTTGCGTTATGTCAAACGTTCATCAGCCAGACGATTTGA
- the proS gene encoding proline--tRNA ligase, producing the protein MAEGVTPRSEDYSRWYQDIIREAELADYGPVRGTMVIRPYGYAIWENIQKALDRRFKATGHQNAYFPMFIPYSFIEKEKEHVEGFSPELALVTIGGGKELEEPLVVRPTSETIINYMFAKWVQSYRDLPLLINQWANVVRWEMRTRPFLRTLEFLWQEGHTAHATYEEAEEEALRMIEIYRDFAENEGAVPVVVGRKSRLERFAGALHTYTMEAMMGDKKALQAGTSHNLGQNFAKAFGIQFLDENNELQYAWQTSWGVSTRFVGAVIMVHGDDQGLRLPPRLAPIQVVIVPIWRKEQERESVEQSAQRVREQLENAGIRVHLDDREEHTPGWKFNFWEMKGVPVRIEIGPRDVAKGAFVLARRDIPGKEGKTFDHPIEEAASRVQALLDEIQRNLLEQARAFRDANIHDVRTYDELREVIAAGGWARGYWAGSDDDERRVKEETGATLRCFPFEQPGEPGVCFMTGQEATEVAIFAKAY; encoded by the coding sequence ATGGCCGAAGGTGTGACACCACGCAGCGAAGATTATTCGCGCTGGTATCAGGACATTATCCGCGAAGCCGAACTGGCCGACTATGGCCCTGTGCGGGGCACAATGGTGATTCGCCCCTACGGCTACGCCATTTGGGAAAACATTCAAAAAGCACTCGACCGCCGTTTCAAAGCCACGGGGCACCAAAACGCCTACTTCCCCATGTTCATCCCGTACTCTTTTATTGAAAAAGAAAAGGAACACGTCGAAGGCTTTTCGCCGGAGTTGGCGCTGGTGACGATTGGCGGCGGCAAAGAACTTGAAGAACCGCTGGTCGTGCGCCCTACGAGCGAAACCATCATCAACTACATGTTCGCCAAATGGGTGCAGAGTTATCGCGATTTGCCGCTGCTCATCAACCAATGGGCGAACGTCGTGCGTTGGGAAATGCGCACACGCCCCTTCCTGCGCACGCTTGAATTTTTGTGGCAAGAAGGGCACACCGCGCACGCCACTTACGAAGAAGCCGAGGAAGAAGCCCTGCGCATGATTGAGATTTACCGCGACTTTGCCGAGAACGAAGGCGCGGTTCCGGTGGTGGTGGGGCGCAAATCGCGCCTTGAGCGGTTCGCGGGCGCCCTGCACACCTACACGATGGAAGCCATGATGGGCGACAAGAAAGCCCTGCAAGCCGGCACCAGCCATAACTTGGGGCAAAACTTCGCCAAAGCCTTTGGCATTCAATTCCTGGATGAAAACAACGAGTTGCAATACGCGTGGCAAACCTCGTGGGGGGTGAGCACCCGCTTTGTGGGGGCGGTGATTATGGTGCATGGCGACGACCAGGGGCTGCGCCTGCCGCCGCGCCTCGCCCCGATTCAGGTGGTGATTGTGCCCATCTGGCGCAAGGAGCAAGAGCGCGAAAGCGTCGAACAATCCGCCCAGCGGGTGCGTGAGCAACTCGAAAATGCGGGTATCCGCGTCCACCTGGACGACCGCGAAGAGCATACGCCCGGCTGGAAGTTCAACTTCTGGGAAATGAAGGGGGTGCCGGTACGCATCGAAATCGGGCCGCGCGACGTTGCCAAGGGGGCGTTTGTGCTGGCGCGTCGTGATATTCCCGGCAAGGAAGGCAAAACATTCGACCACCCCATCGAGGAAGCCGCTTCACGTGTGCAAGCGCTTCTCGATGAGATTCAACGCAACCTGCTCGAACAAGCCCGCGCCTTCCGCGACGCCAACATTCATGACGTGCGCACCTACGATGAATTGCGCGAGGTCATCGCCGCCGGCGGCTGGGCGCGCGGCTACTGGGCTGGCTCGGACGACGACGAACGCCGCGTCAAAGAAGAAACGGGGGCGACGTTGCGCTGCTTCCCCTTCGAGCAACCCGGTGAGCCTGGCGTCTGCTTCATGACGGGGCAAGAAGCCACCGAAGTTGCGATTTTCGCCAAAGCCTACTGA
- a CDS encoding DUF4032 domain-containing protein: MFDHFAREDFERARRKAFWNKILALLLGKQNELLPFDEIQRRLPMKGQRYLGLQQVPLDKIVGSMSRYRDFDRAFLPTQEKTRDRWINIDKAHYQDVALPPVELYKIGDIYFVKDGNHRISVARERGQMYIDAFVTEIDVPVPLTPDMDVQEVVRKAEYAAFLEQTHLDTVCPDANFELTLPGQYDKLLEHIEGHRWFLAQERGEDVSFEEAVKSWCENVYRPVVKIIEEQNILDAFPGRTPTDLYLWIIEHHWYLREAYGDVPLEEAARHFVEDYAERPIKRMTSIIRRATRELTGKPLKEEKNK; this comes from the coding sequence ATGTTCGACCATTTTGCACGCGAAGACTTTGAACGCGCCCGCCGCAAGGCGTTTTGGAACAAAATTCTGGCACTCTTGCTGGGGAAGCAGAATGAACTGCTTCCCTTTGATGAAATTCAGCGCCGTTTGCCGATGAAAGGGCAGCGCTATTTGGGCTTGCAACAAGTCCCGCTTGATAAAATCGTCGGGAGCATGAGCCGCTACCGTGACTTTGACCGTGCATTTTTGCCCACGCAAGAAAAAACGCGCGACCGGTGGATCAACATTGACAAAGCCCACTACCAGGATGTTGCGCTTCCACCGGTTGAACTCTACAAAATTGGCGATATTTACTTCGTCAAAGACGGCAACCATCGTATTTCGGTCGCCCGTGAGCGTGGGCAAATGTACATTGACGCATTCGTCACCGAGATTGACGTGCCCGTACCGCTCACGCCCGACATGGACGTGCAAGAAGTGGTGCGCAAAGCCGAATATGCCGCGTTTTTAGAGCAAACCCACCTGGACACGGTGTGCCCCGACGCCAATTTTGAGTTGACCTTGCCGGGGCAATACGACAAACTGTTGGAACATATCGAAGGGCACCGCTGGTTTCTGGCGCAAGAACGTGGTGAAGACGTTTCCTTTGAAGAGGCGGTCAAATCGTGGTGTGAAAACGTCTATCGCCCCGTGGTCAAAATCATCGAAGAACAAAACATTCTGGATGCGTTTCCCGGGCGCACACCCACCGACCTCTACTTGTGGATTATCGAACACCACTGGTATTTGCGCGAAGCCTACGGCGACGTGCCACTGGAAGAAGCCGCCCGTCATTTCGTGGAAGATTACGCCGAACGTCCCATCAAACGCATGACCAGCATTATTCGGCGGGCAACACGCGAGTTGACCGGCAAGCCACTCAAAGAGGAGAAAAACAAATGA